Genomic segment of Myxococcales bacterium:
TGGCGAGTTCGGCGATTCCGATTTCGCCTGCAACGCGCACGACTCGAGTCAGATCCCCAGCCGCAGCCGGGCTGACGGGGAGCGCTAGAGCGTCTCGTCGCTTTCGCCTGGGATTGACGACTGCACTCGAACCGGAGAATGGCGTGCGACGCGTGGAGCCACCGCGTCCGGTAATCTGCCGACCGAACTGTTCCCGCTCGCGAAGATTCACGACTTCGCGTACGCGCTTGCGCTGCTGGCCTTTTCCCTGACCTTGACCCGATCCGGGAGCAGCCTGATGTTGCCGGCCGCTTTCCTTCTTCCCCTCGGCACCCGACTTCTCGGCCGCAAGAGCACCGTCCAATTGAGCAGGCACGGAGGCTTGTTCGGTATCTTTTTCGGCCAGCGGTGTAGTCGCTGCATCATCCGTTGCCGCAATTCCGACCGCACCTTCGGCTTCCGCCGGTGTCTCCGCAACGACGGGATCGACCACAGGTTCGGCAATCGGCTCGGGTTCGGGCACGGGCTCAGGCTCGACACGTTTGCGGCGGCGGATTACTGCGGTTCCACCCTTCCGTACCATTCGCTGCTCGTCGACATTCCGCTTGCGAACCTTTGGGATGCCGCCCAACTTTTCGCGAACCAACTCGACCTGTTTTTCTTCGAGGGCGGAGGTCGGCCCCTTGAGCTCTACGCCGAGGGCTCGGACCTTCTCGACGAACTCACTCTTCTCGATTCCCAGCTCTTCTGCGAGCTTATATGCCCTAATTTTCGCCATTCGTTATGTGTAGCCCGTTCGATTTTGCCGCACTGCCCAGCGGTCTCTTGGTTCACGATTGCTTGCTCAAATGCTACGCGGAGGATCCTTCTGTCTCCGCGCTTCCTTTCGCATCAGCCTCGCCTGTCGTCGTGTCTTCTGAATTGTCTTCTGCGCTTGCTTCGCCACTCGCTTCCGCCGCAGCGTTCTCCGCGGCCAGGCGGGCAGCCTCTTCGCGCAGCGCTTCTTCCGCCTGGATGGCCTCGACGCGCAAGCGCTCTTCTTCTTCGTCCCGGGTCACGACAAGCTCTACGGCGCGGCTCTTGATCTTTACGACTTTCTCCTCGTCGATGCCGGGAATCGAGAGCAGCAAATCGTCGGGGCATTCGCTCAGATCCTCTAGAGAGGTAATGCCTTGCTGAAGCAACAATTCCGCTTCTAGATCGCCGCAACCCTCGACGACCGAAATCGCTTCGGAAAGCCAGCGGGCGAGCTCGCGCATCTTGGTTTCGCTCTTGATGTCGATGCGCCAGTTGGTGAGTTGGACCGCCAGGCGCACGTTCTGGCCGCGCCGGCCGATCGCGAGAGAAAGTTGGTCGTCCGGAACGATTACGTCCATGGACTGAGTCGCCTCGTCGATGATCACCTTTGAAACCTGGGCCGGCGACAACGCGCTGCAGACATAGCGCGCCGGGTCATTGCTCCACGGCACGATGTCGATACGTTCGCCGCGCAGTTCCTGAACCACGGCCTGAACTCGACTTCCCTTCATGCCGACGCATGCGCCCACTGGGTCGACATCACTGTCCCGGGACGACACTGCAACCTTTGATCGACCCCCGGGCTCACGAGCCGCCGCCTCAATGGTCACGATACGCTCGTAGATCTCGGGCACCTCTTGCTCGAAGAGCTTGGTGAGCATCTCGATGCACGCGCGAGACAGCATGATCTGGGGACCCTTTGTCGCTTTGGTGACGTTCTGCACGTAGGCGCGCACACGATCACCGGGGCGGTAGTTCTCGCGCGGCACCTGCTCCTTGGGCGGAAGCACCGCCTCAGCGCGACCGAGATCGATGATCAGCGATCCCTTTTCAAAGCGACGCACGATGCCGTTGACGATCTCACCCTGACGGTCGGAGTACTCGTCGAAGGTATTGTCTCGCTCGGCGTCTCGGATCCGCTGGATGATGACCTGCTTTGCCGTCTGAGCGAGAATGCGGCCGAAGTCGGCGGTATCGAGCTTCACGCCAATTTCGTCGCCGACTTCTGCTTCGGGGTCGAGATCCTCGCGGGCAGTTTCAAGCAGGATCTGGTTCGAGGGATCCGTGATTTCGTCGACGACTTCGCGAAACTCGAAGATCTCGATCTCGCCGAGTTCGTCGTTGTAGCGGGCCTCAAATTCTCTATCGGCACCGTGGCGCTTGTGCGCCGCCTGGACCATCGCCTCTTCGAGCGCGGCAATGATCTCGTTCGAGTCGATGCCCTTGTCTTTGGCGATCTGGTCGATTTCTCTTTTTAGGTTCACACCCAGCATGTGGACTCCACTCAGTCACTTTGAGACGCCGCCGGACGAATCTCCGGCGAAGTCTTCGCGACTGAATTGATAAATCGAATTGGCTTTTTCCACTTCCCCGAAAGGAATTTGGACTTCACCCTTTTCTTTCCCATTGTCAACTTCGAGCCGCGCAATGCCATCCTCGAAGCCGGTCAATACACCTTTGAACCGCTTGCGCGATTCGATTGGCCGCCGGGTCTGAAGACTCACCTTCGAACCCAATGCGGCCACAAAATCTTTCTCTCTCGCCAGCACCCGATCCAAACCCGGCGACGAAACTTCCAATCGATAGCGACCCGCCATGAAGTCGGCCGCGTCGAGTTGATCTCCGACTTCCCGCGAAACCGATTCAATACTCTCGATCGACACCCGACCGTTTCCGTCTATGCGATCGATCACGACGCGAATCAGTCCTTCTCCTCCGGTCGGCCGCACAACGACATCGACCAGTTCACAACCCTGATCCTGCACAACGGGTTCGATGATTTGCTTGAGGTCTTCTGGAATGTCGTGATACACAGAAGCCTCCGGATCCCTTCGTCCCGCTACTCCGTCAGTTTCAGTTCGCTCAACTCGTTCTTTTGTTCCACTACTGCATCCAACAACGACACACACGTGCACGCGTCACGTACGCGCGCGATTGAATCGACGCCAACGTTGCACTCGCAAACCGCGTGCATAAAAAAAAGTGGACGCGCGTCCACTTTCACGGCCTTGCCCGACAGCTCATCGCTTACGGCGCAGCTGGGTTGTCTTCATCGTTCATCCAGCGTCTATCATCTCGCGTCTATCATCTATCATTACTGCGTCGGCCATTACTGCGTCGGCCGGGTACATTTCGGCCAATCTTTCCGGCCGATTCCCCGCCCAATCTTTCCGTAAGCCCGCTGAAGCTAATGGAAAACTGATCCCATGGCAACGGTCCGGGCGCCCGGAACCCTAAATCTGAAGCGCACCCGTGAGATCCGCAGTGCGGGTGAAACCTTCCTTCAATGCGTAATTTTCGATCCCTTCGGCAATCTCCGCCGCGGCCATGGGATTCGAGTAGTTCGCGGTCCCCACCTGTATTGCGGTGGCCCCGCAGAGCAGGAAT
This window contains:
- the nusA gene encoding transcription termination/antitermination protein NusA — translated: MLGVNLKREIDQIAKDKGIDSNEIIAALEEAMVQAAHKRHGADREFEARYNDELGEIEIFEFREVVDEITDPSNQILLETAREDLDPEAEVGDEIGVKLDTADFGRILAQTAKQVIIQRIRDAERDNTFDEYSDRQGEIVNGIVRRFEKGSLIIDLGRAEAVLPPKEQVPRENYRPGDRVRAYVQNVTKATKGPQIMLSRACIEMLTKLFEQEVPEIYERIVTIEAAAREPGGRSKVAVSSRDSDVDPVGACVGMKGSRVQAVVQELRGERIDIVPWSNDPARYVCSALSPAQVSKVIIDEATQSMDVIVPDDQLSLAIGRRGQNVRLAVQLTNWRIDIKSETKMRELARWLSEAISVVEGCGDLEAELLLQQGITSLEDLSECPDDLLLSIPGIDEEKVVKIKSRAVELVVTRDEEEERLRVEAIQAEEALREEAARLAAENAAAEASGEASAEDNSEDTTTGEADAKGSAETEGSSA
- a CDS encoding ribosome maturation factor RimP is translated as MYHDIPEDLKQIIEPVVQDQGCELVDVVVRPTGGEGLIRVVIDRIDGNGRVSIESIESVSREVGDQLDAADFMAGRYRLEVSSPGLDRVLAREKDFVAALGSKVSLQTRRPIESRKRFKGVLTGFEDGIARLEVDNGKEKGEVQIPFGEVEKANSIYQFSREDFAGDSSGGVSK